From the genome of Neospora caninum Liverpool complete genome, chromosome III:
ACCGTGTGCAAGGTACCTGCCGATGCTATAACGCCCGGACCagagcagagacaaacaATGATGATAATTCCCAGGAAGCAAGGACGAAACCAGCCAACAGGGGGCCGGTGGTTTTCGAGTCAGACCTTGAGCACCCGTTGCAAACCGTCTCCCGTACGTCGGGTCCAAGTTCTGAGCTAGCAGCTCAGGGGGCACGCAGAGCCGAGGAGATAACTCTTGTCACTGGTCGCTGCGACCCGGATGACGCCTGGTTGTGGTCCGAGCGGGAACAAAAAAGGGTCGAATCGTTTTGTCACCGGCTGGCGGTAGCAGGAGTCGATCATATCCGGAGTTGGTAGCGGCGGATCGGTTGCACGATGTGCAGAGGCAACGGCACAGAAGGATCGCGGGCGCCAGTGTCAAGTCAGTACGGACGCAGCCTCACAGACGCCTGTCCCTGTGTGCAAATTTCTGGCATAGGGTTGCTGTAGCAACTTGCCTGTGAGCGGTGGTCTGATAGCTGAGTCTGCGTTTCTGGGGAAGGGCAAACAGAAAGTGCAAGAGGGTGGTGAGGACGGAGTTGGGCTGAGTATAGACGAGGAGAACGTCCAGTGCCCACGGCGTGTTGCTGTAGATTCGAGGCCTAAAGGTCCGCAGGAGAGGTTGGTAACATGCGGTACACTCGAATGACGTCAATTCGGTAGCAACACACGCGCCTCTTCAGACAGTGCAATccaaaggcgagaggcatATCGATACAGAGCGGCACTTCTATGGAACGCAaggtggaaagagaggcgcctctgTCAGGGTCCCGAGTATGGAAGGAGGTAGCGACGGCAAGTTCAGGGGGTCAGCGGATCCAACATGATGCTAAGCGACGTGCTCATGGTTGTATGAAATGCAGGCCGTTTCAACCGCAACCGGAGCACCCGGTAACTGCCTAGATCAAACTCATCTCGTTCGGCACCCGTTTCCCTCAAGATTTCGCTTGGATCTGATGAGATGGACTACGGAAGCTCCGTGTCGAAAGTGTTAGAGCGACAGCACACTTCGGCGGTTGGCGTGCTGTGCAGTGTAGACGGTGATTGAgggagagatagagaaaaCCGGAACAACTGACCGGGAGCGACACATGATttgcaaaagagaaaaccaaATGCGTTTCCATCGCAGAGCAGAAGGCCATGTGAGGTTTCTCAATACCTGCAGCGCAAATGGATGCCGTTTTGACAGGGACAGAACGATTGTGGTCCCCACGATCGTGCAAGTTCTCCCGAGCccggaaaaacagaaattCTCGGGATACCTAGCCAGTGTTGAGCACTGTGAAGTTCTGTCGTCCGGGCGGCGGCAGTTTGGACGCGACTGCTTAGCAATGCAACATAGCTAGACCGTTTGAGGCGGGCTGAGAACCCTGTGCATCTTCGTTTGCGTCGAGACGGTTTTCGCGCTTCTTCACAGCACCGGCGGGGCGATGAGCTGGACGACCACTGGCAACATCTTCCTCTGTTGTCAGAACCAGCATAGTTGTTGGATAGGCTGTCAGCGGGGATGTGGTGGTGTAAAGCAGTTTCCTGGGGGATGCGTGGAGGCCGAATACGTGCACGCCAGTGAACGTGTGCATTCAAAACAAGATATACAGCAGTGGGGAAGTGGTGCGGCACACGCATTCAAGAGGATGTGAGCCGGGCAAGCATTCAGGGTTTTgtcagcggagagaaaaccggaCAATTGTATGCGTGTCGTCGTCCCGCTTATGCATGCATCAGGCACATGGCGATTTCATGTGCACGCAGGATAGTGCGATTGCGCTTTCTTTGCGCGAGACGTCGTCAGTCTAAGCTTGTGTATGTGAAAACAGTGGCTGTTGTTCGCCACATAGTCGGTGAGAGAACCGGGCTTACATAGGGTCGAACGTAGCATGAAGCAGCGGCGTGGTGTCTGGTTTGGTGCTCCCAGAGGAGGATTTGTTTCTCGCTGTTCCCGCGGGAGATTGTTTTGTGTGTACGGTTAAGCACGCGTATACAGTGGGTGCTGCAGAGGACGTTGTCTTGAAGCAGCCCAGGGTATGTTTTGTTCTATGGCGTACGGATGGGAACATCATGAGTCACACTCAGTACATTTAGGAAAATGCTTAAAGCGTCACCGCTGATAGCCCGTTCCCAAAGGACCATTGGTGCAGTGGGGCCATCGCGGGTGTGGATTGTGGCAAACTGAGTACTCCCAAGCCGTTAGTAATGACGTTCACCATTGTGGGTACAGCGTCCATTTTTGCGTCACAAAACGAGGTGTACTTGTCTCTGTTATTCATTAAGTAACGATAGGACTAACAGACCGCATGCGCGTTTCTGTAGACAAGACATGCATTCAAATACGACATGTAAATCCGGGGGGTGAAATACTCTTAGATGGTGACACACTCTATAGATCGAAGGCCGAAACACCACCCACTGCGCAGGCAGGATCCATGAAAGTCAGCGGAAGCTCTACGAATACTCGGCAATGTACTAAGGGattttttcttttcgggtTCCCCTTCTGGCTTAGGGTCACAGAGCGGCTCGATGGAAAAGCGttcgcgacggcgagacgggaaTCCCTGCGCCGCAGGCATTTAGCCGTTCAGTGCTCGGCTGCGGGAGGTCGTACGCGGAGTTTGCAGCCAGTCGGCGTGCTACGTCGTTTTCCGGAAAGGAGGTGTAACAAAAATGGCAACGTACTTCTACGAAGAATAGCTTCTGTTTGTGTTTGATGAGACTCAGAGGGCGAGGGCTTGTTTCACACACCATCGGACTCCTCTTGGGTTCCGAAGAATAGAGTTCTGCCGGCACAGGCAAACCGCGTTCTCACCAATTCCGTACAGCTGAGAGACCGAGAAAtgcgagagacgacagcgagTAGCTGCAGAACACAGTGGCCACTCCAGCAGGTATCTGTGAGACACCCCCCCTACGTGCAGGAGCTCGGTACAGTTAATCTCATGCAGATTTAGCACTTTGTCAAATTCGtcggacgaagacgacgcgcaTGGAAGCTAGGTTTTACGGTAGGCTTCTTCAATACAGACATCGAACGCTTGTTTGCCACCTAAACGGCAAGCGGGCGCGCCTAGTGGTGTATACGGCAGCCGACTTGGACAGTCCGTTGATAGACATGCTGGCCACCCTTCGAGACTAAGTGTTTTGACGTCGTTCATCATTCGTGGCTCTTTTATGCACCCATGTAGAAATCTGTCCTGCAACTCAATGCAAGCACCGCTGAATGGGGAAAATCATTCCTGCCCCCGACGTGTGGAACGTTGTCGATCTCGAGTGCCTCCATCTGAAATGCGGGGCTCTTTTTCGCAGCGTCCAGTTGCAGATCATCTTGTCGGGTCCGGGACACCTACCGTCGTTACTTTGTTGTTTCAAATACGCCTTTGGCAATCAAGGGAACAGATCTCTGACTGGACGTTGACAAGCTCCTCCGTTGTCGAGCCCATTTCTTTGATTTTATGTGTTCAACTATTTGCCGTTGATGTTCCCGCACGCAGCCTGTTTCGGCGAAGCGTGCCGTGCCGAGCAGTCCCAGAAACGCTGTCCACGGTTCGCCTTCGATGCTGTTTGTGTCAGCCGTACACATCAGATGGATTTGCGTCTTCAATCCAAGATGCATGTTTCACTCTTGGTCCCATTTACTGTCTAGTTAACAGACCGCACACCAACCCGCGAGCAATTGCCCGTGACCCTACACACGCCTTCCGTTACCGCCGCCTCCCGGCAGGACCAGCGGCAAAGTGGACCCGACAGCGCACGTAAGAATGCCCGATGTGGCAAAAAGCAGAGAATTCCTATTTCTTTCAAGGCGGCCTGAAACAAACGTGGCGCGGTTGTGATCTCTCTGGAGCGCACGAAGCCGTGTGCTCTCAGGTGGCTCCAGGCTGCTGTCCCTCTCGGGAACCCCGTCTAAATGAAGGGTAACCGAGCAGGGGATCCGGTGCTATTCCTTGcatttgcttcttcttttcggcGCTGTAAAAAGGAACTCGAACGCGGAATTCCGCCGCTGTTCTTTCTTTCGTCGCCCACCAATCTTTCCCCCCATGTCCCAAAGATGGGGCAAGTGGGGGCAAATCCCCGCTTTATAACGGGCCTTTCGAGGCGCACCACACGGGGCAAGTCCGTGACTAATTCTTCGGTGAGTGCAGCCTCTGAGCCCTGTTCGGCGTCATGCGCACATCGTCGTTGCCTTTGTTCGCGGACGCTTGCGGTTCGTGGCgctccgtcctcgtcccCGGTCTTGGGCGGTTCTCGTCAGCTTGCCGCGCTCGGTCCCCGCccgctgttctctttctccctttgctctttcgcgtccttcgctcGTCGgtttgctctcttttccttaAAACGACAGTCGCCTGGTCTCTCGACAGTGTCACGCCGTTCTCCCTTGCCGTCTCCGGTCCGATCCATTTCCCAGCTGCATTATCGGTTGCGAAGCTCCACCCCATATTGCGCAGTGAATCTCCAGAACGCTTCGTTCCCATCCTTCCCTCGATCCGTCTGgtgttctctcccgtcgcttcctgcttCTCGCGGGTCAAGCGCGTGCGCGCCTCCCTCAGTTGCGTCTCgacttcgtcgctctcttcgccggaTCACGGCTGCTCCGCGAGCGAGCGAAGGCGTGGCCCCTTACGGTAGCTTATCTGCCCGTGGCATCTGCACAAGTCGAAAgacttctgcttcctcctcgtcgtccgcTCCGTCTGTttcatctttctcttctAACGGGTACGCCCGCGCCGTCCCTCCGGTTTGCGTCTCACTTTCTTCCTCAccgtcttcgcccctctctACCTCTGCGTCTTGCCATCTCCACGCACCCCCGAACGGTTCGACCGCACTTGGCCTGGCTGCCACGCGGAGatcgtctcccttttctcctctcgttcccttcttcgtgttATCCCAACCGCGCCTAGTGCCTGGAGGCCcggccgcagagagagacggagatggaatgcgggaaaagggagagccGGGAGGTGCACaagagcgacacagagagggaatTGGGAGCGGCAACCGGGGAGAAGCAGACGGTgaagtgcatgcactgcGCGTCACTCGTGAACAGTTTCACGACGGATCCAGGGGGCTGTTTCGGCCGCATCCGTTCAATCGTCGTTTTGCCCGGGTCCGGAAACCCGTCTTCCCGATAGAGGCGAGGAACTTAAGACTCATGGTAAGAGTTGCACATCTTCAGCTAGGCGCAGGAAAAAACATCACCGCATTAAACCGATAGACAAGGGGGAGCAAGAAGCCGGAAAGAAAACTGTCGCTGCCCCacggtttttcttttctcgtgcgTTAGTcacgtcgcctctctctcccagcgGCGGAGTGACAGGACAGGAGACAACGCCACCTGAGCAGCATCCGCAAAGGAGAGATTGAGGCTCTTCCTATCTGTTGTGCTCCCTGTGTCCGCCGATGCCCTCGGACGAGCTTGTCTCTCCGGCACCATtgcgcctgtctcgtctgAGGTggaaggacgggaagaacGACCCAGGAAACGGAACGGGAGATGCAGACTGGCGGGttccgtctcgcgtctccgtccccctGTCGCTCCTGTTCGTGTGTCGTTGGTCTCTACGTTCCGCGTTGTGTCTCGGTGGGTTCCCCTCCCTCgcattcctcttctccgtgcccgcgctgccgctgtctccctctcgctcgcctcgtcgacctTTCCGGTTCGTTGTGCACTCCCGTCTGTTCCTGCTCTGCTCAGTACAAACGCAAGTCcaagagacgccgagggagGGGAGATAAAAGCAACGCGAAAGGCATCAGATGGAAGCATGTTCACCAGCAGGCTGGGCGTTACAAGGGACCCCGCAGTCGAACCTTTGAGGGTGGGAAGCTGCCTCTCTACAGGCGTATTCCCAAGTGGCCAGACGCCTGGCTTGCCCGGTAAGAGCCTCGCCACTGATTTGCACAGCAAGCGGGCCTCGAGGCACATACtcatatatgaatatatatatatatatatatatatatatatatatatatgcaaatatatgtatatctgtgcGGGTACAAATACGGGTTTAGACGTATATTTCACGTGCGTGTTCGTCTCGGTTGGCACGTGCTTCTAGTGAAGGCATAGCGTAGTAGCGAAATACCGCACTCGTGCGACTTTTTCGGCTTAACGCGAACTCAGCTCTTTAGGCTGCTCTGTCTTGTCACGACAGCCGGGGGGGGCGTTTCGTCACGGTCCATGGTGAACGCAGTTCGTTGCGGCTGTCCGCGTTTGCGGTTTGTGCCCTCTTTGGTCTTCCGATGCCAAATGGGCCTGAGGCAAACAACGGCATCGCAAGCGAGAACGGGCTGCGTTGCGTGCGCATTGCTTCCCTGCGTCCGCTCTCGCTTGCCAAGGCGTTTTACACAAAAATCGCTCACCCAGGGTTTCCAGGTGTGCGTGCAAGGAACTGGAGCGCGAGGGGCCAAAGCTGCAGATGCAGGTGGCCGCTCGTGCCCGCCAAGCggctctgccttttcttgATTGCTTCCGTTTTTCAACCTGTGGCGTCTTCAGGCAGCGGAAAGTGCTGGAGCCACTGAATCTAGCAAAGCTGCGCACATTCATTGAGAGCGGCCGTCTCGATACGCGGTGAGAGACCACCAAAGGGAaccttcctttttccacgGGGTGGTAACAGCAACCAGACGAGCACGGCGCGCAGCCTCGTAGCCAGCTCCCTGTTTGCTGCCGACGACTGAGGCCCAGGGGCGCCCCAACCACTTTCTGACAGTCCAGGAAGCTTGCAGTGTATTTGGATTTCCCATACGCACATATTTGCACGCTTCATGTGCACGAATACcctacatatatgtatatatatttggatAGGAGAAAGAGTGATCGAGGATCGTAGGTACTATCCTGTCTCTATTCGATAGGCAGACACTGGCTGGGGTTCCGGCTGCTCGGTTGCGACTTCGTGTTTTACACGTGGGCCGGCAAGCGTAAGACAGATGTTGTCTGTATGGAGGTCAAGGTGCCCGCGTTCCCGGGTGTTGCTTGACGATCTGCGAAATGCTGGGCAGTGCCGGGGCCTTGCGAGGGTTCAGACGTTGACTTCCGCTAGAGAAGGGGCACCCGACTATAACGCGGTTTCTGTATAAACAAATCGTCGCTGTCGTCGCCTGAGGTGTTTCCTTTCATGAGCCGGCACGCGCGTTCGCCAACGCTCCGGGGCTGCCCGTGTCTTTGCACCCTCGCGTCCTCAGGTTCACCATCACCCAGCGGCATCTTCACGACAGTCGCTGCGTGAAAGTGAAGAATGGCGTTCGTCTTTTCAACGTGGTacgtctcggcctcgcgcatgcgctcCGTAGGTCGGGTTTTTGCCGGCCTACCGCCCGATCTGTTGCTGCCGGGCCCTCCGTCCCGCCGGCCGCGTCTGGGTTCTCAGCCTTTCATTTTGCGTTCGTCGCCActcgcttccctcgctgTGCACCCCGGCACTTGAGACGGCCCCGCCTCGAACGTGGGCTGTCCCTCTACCGAATATCTCGCGCTGGTTTCCCGCTCCGTGGgcgtcgcgtctttccttttccagcATGCGCATCCACCGCGTGCGTAGCCGTTCGCGTGCTTGCCTCAAAAGGGTATCTCGCTGGCGTTTCCTTGCcgcacacagaaaaaacacacgaaGGCTTTTCGCTTCatcgtctcgtttttctcttccgctgccaCTCGGCGACCTTTGAGCTCCGCCCCCCTCGGGCCTTCAGGGCTGGCGCGACAAGCAGGGAGGTTGCGTTTTAACCTCTCGTTCCAGTCGTGGACGCGTTTCGTCGAGTCGCCCTCTGCATTTCGGCTCGGGATGTCTTGCGGCCCTCCTATCCGttgtcttcctgtctcctcttttcgctttctctccgagCTGGGCGTTTCTGCGTCTGGCGTTCTCGTACACCCTGGTTTCCATCATCTTCCCATTTTGAGGCCCCTCCCTATCCATCTCGGGCCTCTCCGGATTTTGCCCGTGCTTCGGCCGCCCTGCCCTCCAGTTTGCGGTCTTTCCCGCGCCATCGGCAGCGTGCCGTCCGACGCTTGTGCTCCGCGCcgcctgtgcatgcgtccctTTTTGGTGTCAACGCTGTCTCGAAATGCGCTCGCAGAACGACTACCCATTCCCCTACAAAGTCAGCATCGAAGTGGCCGGGGCTGACCAGTCGTCGATCGACGCGATTCGCCGTGTTGGCGGCGAGGTCATCATTGTCTACCGGAATCCCCTCAATTTGCGGGCTCACATCAAACCGTACAAGTTCGAAGTTCTTCCGAAAACAGTaagaaaacgcatgcagatccgCTGCTTCCCGCGTTTCAGGTCCTAGCAGTCCgtgctgtcttttctcgtttttgctcttcgtttccatTTTTTCAACACCTTGTCTCGCTCGGGCTTCCCGTGCTGCAAGCGCGGCGCGAACCACGCTTGCCTTCGAGTTTTTTGCCTGGCGtgtgctttctctttttccacaCTGCATGTCGGCTAGAAGGCCTTCTGCCAGCTCCCGGGGGAccgtctcccgttttcctgtctctgcgtgttatcctcgcttctgcctccttgagctccttcccctttttttctaGGCGAGGCCGAATCTCGAAATGGTTCACTACCTGGAGAAAATGCGGgcgcgcggctgcgtcgtGAAATACGTGAAGCCGCAGTGGCTGATCGATGAAGAAAAGAGCCTAAAAACAGAGCTCGCAGAGTTCGAGGCAGAGGCGCTCATTGCAAAAGGTCGGTCCACAGTTCCTCCAAACCCCAAGTCCACCAGGGAGCACAGCCGACCGGCGCCGGCTTATAGACGGACGAGGGAACCTGAATGAAACCCACTCACACACGCATGTACAGAGGGCACCGTCGACTTGGGTCTTGCCACAGAGATATCGTGACAGAATCCACTGTACATTTGCATGTGTTTGAAAAGACAGACGTCTCGGTTTTCAGAGCCGCAGGCACGCCAAATGACAGATGAAttctcgcgcggcgcgcgacaGAGATTCCGCGCTCAGACTCGCCGTTTCGCCTGTGCCTCTGACATTTCGGgcgtccctcctctcctgaATTTCTTTTTAGGGCAAGCCATTGAGCGAGGCGATCCGGACCTCCGCGAAAGCGTCGACGACCTTCAGCAGCGCCTCCTGAAGCGCTTCCGCCTGCGCGAGACGCTGGCAGCGGAGTTGCTGCGCCAACAAGaggccagagaaaaagaagagaacgaggatgAAACGAGAGAGTAGCCCACGAGTGCACAGCCGCAGGGCGTCTCGAGAGCGGCGCTGGGAAGCCTGCCTCCCACCGACGAAAGCGGGAGGAGCGGCCGCGCAGCAACGAAGAAAtgagacgagacaggcggcgaaaagagagaaaagtaAAGAGCCAACGCGTGCCACAAGAACCGAAGCAATGGGAGACGATGTGTGGACATACTCAGTCGACCGGGCGGTCTGGTGTGTaacgtttccttctcgaagTAAAAACGGGAGGATTAGCCCCTGCTTCAGCGCTTGCATCAATCGAAGGATTGCAGTGACTACCCAGGTGGTCTAGTGATGATCTGCGAATGCAAGTTTCGCGGGGGGATACGGGGAAAAGCCTCAACGTCACATGCCGTTCGCCTTTTTGCACTCGGGCGCTGTGAACTCCTACGCAACACCTGCTGTATACACACATCTGTGTGTCTATGTGTCTGTTGGGGGATAGATACGCGCATGGATGTATAGACATGTTTTTGCGCATTTACGTTCTTGGTCCTCAGGAGTGCGTTGTGGAAAACGATCATGTCACAGCGCGTTCAACCTTGCCACTGCCTTTCTACCGTTTGCAGAGACGTGTCTTCTGCCCAATAGGCGGCGATTCAGCCGTCCAAAGTGACATTGTAGAGCTATCCCACACGCGCTCGCCGGGGTATCTCAGAACTGAAGGGACAGTCAGGAGCTTCGGCCAACAGTGTGTCTTTCCGCACGCACGCGGCAccgtctgtgcatgcagacgcacaTTTTCTAAAATGCAGACAAGGTTGCCTTCTTTGCAGCGGCACGAActgaagcagaaaacgaaaaaggtgTTCTGGAACCGCCACCTGACGTGGTTGTATCTTCCCAATTCCCCACTGCCTGAACCGACGCCCACTCGCTTCTATACGAACCCGTGCTTTCACAGTGGCGCTCCCTCAGCACAACCCGTGAGACGAGGCTGAAGACGGCATCTTCCTGCTGtgctgcggtgtctctgcctcgaaaACGTGCgggcctcgctgtcgccatCCAAAGCGGTGTTTTCCCGCTGTGTGTTGTGTGCCTAGAAAAAGAGCAAGACAGGGTTTCCCAGTTTCGCCTtgcgcgcctttcttcctcgcagtTCCGAGGGTTAGAACTGCCCCTATCTGACCCGAGAGCGCGCTAACCGTGTGCCGCCGCGTAGGCGCCCCGTCTGGAACTCGATTGTTCCGATTCTGTTTCTCGACTCAGAGCTtacaaacacacagagacacagggcTGCCTACTGTATACGCTGCACGTTGCGTGTCGTTTCCTGTTCACTGAAGAAAATTTAGGAGGTCGTCGTTGACATTACAAGCGAGGTCATCTCCGACAGCCGAAGCCTCGTCCGCTTCCCTCGTGTACCCAGCTGAATGCACGCGGTCGCCTTGtgttcgtctttcctcctgcGCTCTGGGCTCCTCCGGGTCTCGGCCTGTTCTTCTATGCTGCTGACCAGAGCCCGTCCACGGGCGTGCTGTGGCGGTCGTGAGGCCTTCTCTTGACCTCCCTGATCTCTCACTTAGACGagcctcttcgctcccttCCCCTCGTTCACTTGCTTCCTCGGGTCGGCTCtggccttctttctcggggTTTCTGCCCGCGAGGTCTGCATGTCTACGGAGGCCGCCTTCCCCGTTGGTGCTGCATTCGGCTGAGAAATCAGGGGGGGTATTTCGCGGTTCCCTCCAAGTGTCTCTCGGCAGACTGCCGCTCGCAGGATGTCCCCTCGCGGGCCGCGCAGACACCAGGTTCGCACGCGGCTTTTCCGACGAGCCAAAgcagacagaagacgcgtcCAGCGTCCGCTCTCTGGAGGGCGACAGGAGCGTGAGCGGACCGGGAGGGTCCACGAGCAGATCCTCCAGACTCGCCTGGCCCTGAGACTGAAGCGCGCCGTCCTCGGGCCTGTCCACGAACCGctgaagcaagagagaaaaggcagacacCGTCGGTGAGGCAAGGAACGTGGCGTCGAGTTTCAGCGGCAGAgccacggagacagcaacCGCCCAGGGGGCGTGCAGGTTGGTGAACAACAGCCCAGCAGCCGCAAACAGACAGTACCACGTTTTGTGTGTTCTCACGCGACTGCATCTGCCGCTGCTCTCTACAGCCCCTACGCAAAAACCGAATGGTAACACAAAGAAAATTCAGGTATGCGTACACATGTACACGCGCACACGTGTgcatagatgtatatatatatatatatatatatatatatatatgaagcGTTGCTGTTCCAGGACGtctggttttttcttccagttcctctgtttttcgtttcgcccCCCACCTCGTTTCCATCTCCCGTGAGCCGAGGGTTGTTGtccgcgttcgcctcgccggGTCTCCAGGCGGGAagtccttcctcctcgttttcttgtcCTTTCCAGGGCGCTGTCGTGGGGAGTGTCCGCGCGTCCCTTGCGCCGTTGGAGGGGTGGCCAGGCTTCGCCGCTTCATCCGAGgcagacggaaagagagcagacggggaagccgaagaaagagagtCGGAAAGctgaggcgaagaggcaggcggagcagcgagggaagacgaatCCGGCGCACAGCACGGTTGCTTCGGAAACGGTCCCGACCGGCGCGGTGACAGTTCGCGAAGCTGCTCCCTGACCGCCGTACAGATCGAGGTGTACCGCTCCAGGGCCTGTGAGAGAAACCCCGCAAAAAGACACCAGGGAATCTCGAAACAGAGACTCCAACAGGAAATTAAAACAACGGGACGAAGAATTTAGGGTAACACGCATGGCACGGAAGATATCCGCTGCTGCCGATTCGACTGGTatcgcgtttccttttcctccacgttgtcctctcctcttcctgccttctccgcctttgATCCTTTGCTTGGACAGGCGCCTGTTCCACTCCTCTTGCCGAGACACTCTTTTCAGCCCGCTCTCGGGTCCTTGTATCCTCTTCGCTACTGAAACGCCTCGTCTCATCTGGCGGGTGTATCATTCTCTGTGTTTCGGTCTCCCCTCGCCCTTGTGTGCGCTctcttccacttttctccccctccgtttcgccccttttctcccctcttaGAGGGTGCTCTCGGCGACTGCAGCCTGGACCCTGCCTCTGTTtgctgcctttcctctctttctccctcgcttaTCTCGcagttcctctctcgcgttcccctttctctttggtCGCCCCCGCCTTCCCCGCTgtttcgccgtcgccttcctttccttcttttgtctctgcgaGTCAACGCCGCTTGGTCGCCTCACCCTCTTGTGTTCCTCGAGAACTTCTTGAAGgctgtccttctcctccaCGAGTTTCGCAGCGGTTGCCCGAAGGCGCGTCacctcttctcgccactcTCTCTGAACACGCAGAAAGCACTGGGCACGTCGCTTTTGCATGCCCCATTTTCAGACCCGACCCTTGTTTGCCTGCAGTTTCTCCAGCTGTCTGCGAGAGGCGACCCTCGACCGTCAATGTCGCCCTCCCACCACTACAACGGTCACGCAGACAGCCCACAACACCAGTCCCCAACACGCCTCTTCAAAAGAGTCCTTTAGCACATGCAGAAGCACATCCTGAATCGAGAACCTCCACAAAGACCCGCAGGAACGCAACGCTTCTGCGCGATCTTCTCCGGCCACGTAGAACTCCATGTTCAAGTTAGTACTGACCCCATTTCAATTTGTATCCAACCTATGAACCTGTTATTCATAACAACACTCTCGCTCAGGTGTACAGCCAAAACATCACGTCCGGATTGatccctccgtttcttccgcagGGACATGAACAGCGCCGGTCCCCTGCGCATGTGCATGCCGCCCTGCAAACCCCACCCCAGTTCTTGTGcgttgcgtctcttcgcgtgCCCAGTCGCTTCGGTCGAAGTGTCTGCTCATACCTCCCGACACTTCAGCCGCTCCTCCTGCTCGCGGGCCGTCGCTGCaagacagggagagatgGAGCGGGACACGATAGGAAGGCGGACACGCACCAGACGACCAGTGCAAATGCCGAGGTGAAGGACAGCGCACATTACGGAAGGCCTACGGGTAGACCGGAACGCGGACGGAccccg
Proteins encoded in this window:
- a CDS encoding putative ribosomal protein L15, coding for MYKRKSKRRRGRGDKSNAKGIRWKHVHQQAGRYKGPRSRTFEGGKLPLYRRIPKWPDAWLARQRKVLEPLNLAKLRTFIESGRLDTRFTITQRHLHDSRCVKVKNGVRLFNVNDYPFPYKVSIEVAGADQSSIDAIRRVGGEVIIVYRNPLNLRAHIKPYKFEVLPKTARPNLEMVHYLEKMRARGCVVKYVKPQWLIDEEKSLKTELAEFEAEALIAKGQAIERGDPDLRESVDDLQQRLLKRFRLRETLAAELLRQQEAREKEENEDETRE